CTTTTGGCACGAACACAATGGAACATAAGAGACATCTTTAAATCCCTGAAAATGTTCCTACATGACAGTATGGAAGGTCTACATGCTTTGATTAaggattttaaaaacaaaaacatcagagcTCAGACTAACTCCTGTTCACATTTAGTATCAGGAGTCTCTTGTTTACATTCAACTTAAATCGACAGCCACAACCTAACAACCTATCAGTGTGAGAGGTGTCACTTATTACTGCAGATGACTGACATTTTAGTCACAACAGACCATCTGCCTGTTCGCTGCCGCTGCATAATAGGTTACTCAAGCTTAATTCACAAGTATTTCTAAAATCACATGCTGCTCTTACCCAAGCATgatgctctgtgattggctctAACAGCTGTACTTGCACTTTTCCCCActtggcatttttattttccacctcaAAACCTCAAAGTTTTCAGATACGGGAAAGGAGTGTAggataaaataatgtaatttcgTCTTAAAGTGCGGCATACCATTACCTTCAATTTTGTATAGATTTTGATAGAAGACACACATGCTACTTGTTTTGGAGTTTAAACCAATCAAATGATTGATTAATCTACTGTGTCATTACAAGAAAAGCCAAATTAAACACAATGAGAATTTGAAACACAGAAGTGTAAAGCTAAATAGTATGTCACATCTTTTAAAAACTGCCtctgtcatgaaaaaaaaaagtaaacatgtgTGCACAAGGAGCCACGTCCTTTCATtgtcattcacacaaacacacacacacacacacacacacactcactcactcactctctctcgtCTACCTTTCGCCTTCATGAAGTCGGCCCCTGCTCATCTGTGGTCAAGTTCCCTGCAGCCGATCAGAGTGAGGGGAGGAACTAACTGGACGGCTGGTCCAAGAGAAAAGGGGGTGGTCCCAAAACAAGGCGGGCaggagtgtgtgcgtgtttgtttgtgtgcttgtgtgtgggtGCTCTAAAAGAGTCCCATGAAAGGTTCTGGATCTGTTCCCCTCTCATATACTGACAGGGAGAGTGTTTCAATCTGAGCAACAGGTTTTTATATAACTATCTAAAATGTAGACTCTAGGGTTTTCTTGTCTCGTGGTGACAGCGGAGTTGTAGGTTACACTAAAGCGGGGGATCCAATATTGTGcacactgaaatattttataCCAAAAATTAATCACTGGGGTGTTAAACAGCAAAACTCAATGACTAGCTGGCCTGGACCCGTATTACATAACATTATGCAGAATCTAAAACTAAATTTCTAGTGATTACAATAAATCATTTGAGATACAAGTGAAGCCTTTATCAATGCACAACACTGTTCAGAAGTTCCCCACAGGATTTCAATTTTCTCTTGAAATAGTGAAACATAGAAAGGGCCCGCAGTAACGATTAGCTAATTCTGTGTCATCTAATTGTTATTGAGCATTTCTCTaactttttaaatgataaaaatgtggTGACAggtcattaataataaaacttcTATTAATAAAAACCACACAGGGAAGTGAACTGTTCATTACCTGACATGTCTGCAGGTATACCTTCCAACTTTTCACACAGGATGTAGTCGTTGGGGTTGAGGAACGGCAGCTGCTCCATCATGGACTGTTTTGGAATAAGGTAGAGGACCTCTGCTATTTCCCCATCTTCAATTATTGACATGCGTCTGACAGAGTTCTTCCTCTTCACCCGGTCCAGAACTACCATTTCATTGGTGTGGCTGGAGCCGCAGAGTTTCCCCAGGCTGCTGAGGTTGAGAAGGTTCGCCATGGTCAGGTTGTCTAGACTATCAGCCAAACAGTTCAGGCTGCACACCGACCCCAATTTAGAAACCATAAAGTGAACGTCAAGAATTAAGGTGCTCTCTGAGACGTTGTGACTaactgtgcgtgtgtttgttatCCATCTGGCAGTCAAAGACCAACTCCTGCCACACGCCCCTTAAGAAGCTTAAGTATTTTTAGAGTTTATCTTCACGGCAAACAGAGGGTCTGAGCTCTGGGAAAGCTCTATCAGGTAAACTACATCCCATCCAGTCACTTTGACTTATCCATATATACTAAGCTAATGATTGATGTAGCCTTTTAATAAGATAATAAGTTAAGCACAGAGTTAAAATCATATTATTTAAAGCTTCATTAAATGTCCCCCATGTTTGTACAATAGTTTTTAAAGGCTCTGAATATTTTCTGACTTAACTGCACATGGAAAATACTAGTAAAAAAACGAATCACAGTGATTACATATGGGAAAAGGTCATGTGCTTGTGGGATCAGACTATTTGGCAATTTATTCTGTAAGTCAAGTATCTCATTGTGAGTAGTTAATAGTTGGTATGCTGCTGTCTTTATGATGAAGGCCACATTCCTGCAGTTGTTGACATTAGGATGGTTGTGATATGAAGAAGAACTGTTACCTTGACTACCTAGAATCATTTCACAATCCTACAATCACGACATGAACTGGAGTTTATCAGTGGCAAAGAGCTCCACCTACTGGATATTGCATACATAACCTGAGCTGAGCAGAAGAATATTTGCAGGTTCCCAACATTATTATCATCTCTTCTcgtcttccgtaccgcttaatcctgcactagggttgcgggggttgctggagcctatcccagttggcatcaggcgagaggcggggtacaccctggacaagtcgccagcctatcacagggctaacactgagacctacaaccattcgcactcacacacacacctagggtcaatttagagtcaccaattagcctaacgagcatgtctttggaggtgggaggaagccggagtacctggagaaaacccacgcgaacacagggctaacatgcaaactccacccaggaAGGCCTGAactgacattattattatagataataataaaatattttacactCATGCTAAACAGGTAGTGTTTGTTacattaatagaaaaaaagtacatttaaatcTGAAAGTGAGTTATATGCAAGTTTGTTAGTTTCTATTGAATACCAACCACTGCAACATTGCAGAGATTGGACAAAAACGATGAAACAGAGGGCGGAAGAGAGTTTGGAAATTTACAAATTATTCATTGTGACAATTGAAAGAGAATCATCTGACATGTATttttacacaatattaaaatgatttcataaCCTCAGTAACGTCCACTCAGGCATTTATGGCAGTAAAGTCAATTGCTGATATTTCACTTTTCCCTTtacccgtttttttttttttttactcataaaaaaacaacaacaaaaaaaacacttatgtATAATATCTTTAAAGGCCCCAGGAAGATTAGTGGTTGCCAAGGCAGGAGCTAATGGGATCCATCTAATAAACAACGTGTATGACACCCATATATATTGTTTGtagagtctgtgtgtgaatacTGTTCGACTGGCTCGTTTTATTCAATGAACTTCTCTGTGGGTTTCAGGTGTACGACGGACCCCGTCTAGTCTGaaatctgatttttatttatttttattttaactttttaattttttttttattgttttctctgcattCGCACAGGATAcgcaaactctgtgttttactgaaaTTTCCTATTGAGTGTTATGTCTctgctactttctgcttcactgcATGTCAGAGGACAATTTACACTTTTTGACATCTTTGACATCAGTTATTTTGCAAactaatggataataaaaaaatatatatttctgataCTGTTTATCTGATACGGAAATCtgccgatgaacacattaatggttgatttaatgattttatcCATCTAAATGGGTGAATAGTTCACCAACGCTTCAACTTTGCACCCttacatctgtccaaactttgaattaagGGATTAAGGTCATTGATgacctctgtgattattacaaattaccggAGGGCCCCAGGTGAAATTTGTGCAAATAGGGCTTTTACAATTacttttaaaattgtgttgAATATGACACAACTAAATATGAAACATACTAAAATAGAgatggtgaaagagagagggaaaactCATGAGTTGACAGAATGAGACCGGATggcaccatcatcatcatcatcgtcatcgtcgtcgtcatccTCATTTGGTTCTTCCTCCCCCTGATAGAGCGGCTCTCGGTCTGAGTCTCCCGCTGCCTGCCCTGACCTCTTTGTTGTCTTGTTCAGGGTCCCACCCTGCAGAAAAGGAAATATTCGATTAGCACTCCGTTTGCTGTGAACAGCTGGCaaacagagaatgtgtgtgaGACGGTGAGAATTCACGGGGCAGTTCCTAAGAGATGTCTGACCTGTTTGTGATCAACAATATTAAGCAGCACTGAGGTCACGATGCAGCTGATGGTATTGGCCAACATGAAGATCATCATCCTCTGCCAACGCCACAACGGAATCTTAGTTTCACTGaacaacaaagagaaaccaCACGGATAAGTCAAAGAATTGTAAGTGCACTACAATGAGAGCCTAATCTGAAGCATGAACTAGTAGTAAATACGGATAAGCTTTTACTACCTAGACTTGGTCCCCAGTATCTGGCCAACAACAAGATTAGAGATTCCAATCCCAATCATCTGGATGGAGGTGGCCAAGCCCATGGCTGTTCCCAAAGTCGCCTGAGGTACTACAAGGGGAATAGATGGCCACATGCTGGCCTGGAATacagcacaggaaaaaaaaggttcgACATGTCACATATACTAGCAAAGCAACTGAAAACACGGtgaaaaataatcttaaaaacacacaaaggttaatatttctggtgttttagtttaagttagccagatcaacacctgtgTTGAaggactaataataataataacagaaaatatgcaccatataataataataatgataatgtctCAAACGGGATTGGAGGAAGGGTATATGTTTGGGGCAAACTCACAGCAGCAAAGGAGTAGGTGACACCCAGCCATATGGTGGAGACCAGCGGAGGGACAAAGGTGAAAGCTAGGAGTCCAAACACAGGCAGCGTGAGGACGGCACAGGACACTGCGAAAACTCCCCGCAGACCTACGTAATCCTgatacacacaaaacatattGTCACTTCTTTACACTAGCAGAACAATCAAGGTGGCGAGTTTTGACCAGATTAGAAACTCGAAGCACATTTAGAGTGTACTTACTATGAGAATGCCCACACTGGCTGAGAGGACCAGAGAGCTGTCATAAACCGCCCCTGCGATATAGGCTGCCTGCTTTTGGCTGTAGTCGTTGTATTTATCTTGAATGAACTTGCTGGAAAGGAAAACATATGAGTGTATATGTTAAAATGTGGTTATTTACGAATTTGACATGAATGCAAATGTGCTGATGTATACAGAGTCAAAGTCTATTAAAGGAATACCTGGCATCTGCGATGAAGGGAAAGATGCCGTTGTAAAAGAACATGATGGTAAGAACCAGCAGCCAGTATCTCAGCGACAGGAGCTTCACGTCTTGAATCCTCTatgaacacacaaataatatCCACACAATCACTACAGAGCACATTGTGTATGCACTGTTTAAAAGTAATTGTAGTCTGATAGGATAGAGTTTATACCACTTTGCGGGACTCCTCTTGAATGGCTCCATCGAGACCCAGCTGCTTCATTCCAACCTTGTCCAAGGCGCTGACGATGACAGCAGAAACGAAGCCCAGCACACACAACAGTGCACCTgataacaaacaacaacatgccaGGTGGTATCAAAAACTCTTCCTTAAGCAGTGGTACACCTAAAACGTAAAGGTTTCTATTGGATCTGACCTACCGCCCCAGAGTGTCCACTGCATGCCATAGTTTTCTTCAAACCTCTGGGTGAAGAAGAAGTT
This window of the Mugil cephalus isolate CIBA_MC_2020 chromosome 16, CIBA_Mcephalus_1.1, whole genome shotgun sequence genome carries:
- the mfsd1l gene encoding major facilitator superfamily domain-containing protein 1; translation: MGQPAEKVYYRFVVLFFNCLLTFGSYFCFDIPSVLQDQFQGNLTCPNATVINGTVDCVVGLGMSPQEYNLLYAIYAWTNAVVVIMAGFLIDKLGNRFGVFLFSFLCVLGSSLFALGSHFRGTPYLLPLMLTGRLLFGSGNGSLTIVQNRITAFWFKGKELALAFGVTLAFSRLGSVLNFFFTQRFEENYGMQWTLWGGALLCVLGFVSAVIVSALDKVGMKQLGLDGAIQEESRKVRIQDVKLLSLRYWLLVLTIMFFYNGIFPFIADASKFIQDKYNDYSQKQAAYIAGAVYDSSLVLSASVGILIDYVGLRGVFAVSCAVLTLPVFGLLAFTFVPPLVSTIWLGVTYSFAAASMWPSIPLVVPQATLGTAMGLATSIQMIGIGISNLVVGQILGTKSSETKIPLWRWQRMMIFMLANTISCIVTSVLLNIVDHKQGGTLNKTTKRSGQAAGDSDREPLYQGEEEPNEDDDDDDDDDDDGAIRSHSVNS